The Xanthomonas sp. DAR 34887 genome has a segment encoding these proteins:
- a CDS encoding ABC transporter permease has translation MSAAATQSPSAARLPARIVAHPLFWPLATLALLLLGNGLWNPGFLALQWRDGHLYGNLVDIGNRAAPLALVAMGMTLVIAVRGLDISVGAVVAIAATVAAWMIGGGEHSRFPLWTVIVAPLLVAAACGLWNGLLVVKVGMQPIIATLILMVAGRGVAQLIGDGQILTIYYPPYFYLGNGFLLGLPFALFVVAAVFVVLQLLLGRTALGLFVRAIGHNPRAARVAGVKARLIAVLLYVFCAFSAGLAGLLISSNVKSADANNAGQLMELDAILAVTLGGTLLDGGRFSLAGSLIGALIIQTLTATIYAIGVPAQVNMLIKALLVFAVMLLQSPQFRASVRGWVRRPASGAER, from the coding sequence ATGAGCGCGGCGGCCACCCAATCGCCGAGCGCGGCGCGGCTGCCGGCGCGCATCGTCGCCCACCCGCTGTTCTGGCCGCTGGCGACGCTGGCGCTGCTGCTGCTCGGCAACGGGCTGTGGAATCCCGGTTTCCTGGCGCTGCAATGGCGCGACGGGCACCTGTACGGCAACCTGGTGGACATCGGCAACCGCGCCGCGCCGCTGGCGCTGGTGGCGATGGGCATGACCCTGGTGATCGCGGTGCGCGGCCTGGACATCTCGGTCGGCGCGGTGGTGGCGATCGCCGCGACGGTGGCGGCGTGGATGATCGGCGGCGGCGAACACAGCCGCTTCCCGCTGTGGACGGTGATCGTGGCCCCGTTGCTGGTCGCCGCCGCATGCGGACTGTGGAACGGGCTGCTGGTGGTCAAGGTCGGCATGCAGCCGATCATCGCCACGCTGATCCTGATGGTGGCCGGGCGCGGCGTGGCGCAGCTGATCGGCGACGGCCAGATCCTGACCATCTACTACCCGCCGTATTTCTATCTGGGCAACGGCTTCCTGCTCGGCCTGCCGTTCGCGCTGTTCGTGGTCGCCGCGGTGTTCGTGGTGCTACAGCTGTTGCTGGGGCGCACCGCGCTGGGCCTGTTCGTGCGCGCGATCGGGCACAACCCGCGCGCGGCGCGCGTGGCCGGGGTCAAGGCGCGGCTGATCGCGGTGCTGCTGTACGTGTTCTGCGCGTTCAGCGCCGGCCTGGCCGGGTTGCTGATCAGCTCCAACGTCAAGAGCGCCGACGCCAACAACGCCGGCCAGCTGATGGAGCTGGACGCGATCCTGGCAGTGACCCTTGGCGGCACGCTGCTCGACGGCGGGCGCTTCAGCCTGGCCGGCAGCCTGATCGGCGCGCTGATCATCCAGACCCTGACCGCGACGATCTACGCCATTGGCGTGCCGGCGCAGGTCAACATGCTGATCAAGGCGCTGCTGGTGTTCGCGGTGATGCTGCTGCAGTCGCCGCAGTTCCGCGCCAGCGTGCGCGGCTGGGTGCGGCGCCCCGCGTCGGGAGCGGAGCGATGA
- a CDS encoding sugar ABC transporter ATP-binding protein: protein MKPVVLHAQGLSKAYAGVAALDDVALCLRRGEIHALMGQNGAGKSTLIKLLTGAVAADAGRMALGGDAIAPRSPLQAQQLGISTVYQEVNLCPNLSVAENIFAGRYPLKGWPRRIDWRRVEREARECLQRLGVDIDVRRTLSAYPVAVQQMVAIARALSVSARVLILDEPTSSLDEGEVAELFRVMRGLREQGMAILFVTHFLDQVYAVSDRISVLRNGRLVGEYLAADLPAPRLIAAMVGRELDVAAAAATAVDAAPQEQAPVLLQAQGLGRRGQLHPVDLQLRRGQVLGLAGLLGAGRTELARLLFGLDRADCGRVSIDGHDMTLRGPPDAIRHGLALCPEERKTDGIVAELSVRENIVLALQARMGLRRFLPLAEQVRISQGYVDALGIKTASVETPVGLLSGGNQQKVVLARWLATRPRLLILDEPTRGIDIAAKQDIMTRILALAREGMAVLFISAEVAEIERIADRIAVLRERRLVGELPGGCGERAVFELIAGSAAT from the coding sequence ATGAAGCCGGTGGTGCTGCACGCGCAGGGACTGAGCAAGGCCTACGCCGGCGTCGCCGCGCTGGACGACGTGGCGCTGTGCCTGCGCCGCGGCGAGATCCACGCGCTGATGGGCCAGAACGGCGCCGGCAAGTCGACCCTGATCAAGTTGCTGACCGGCGCGGTGGCGGCCGATGCCGGGCGCATGGCGCTGGGCGGCGACGCGATCGCGCCGCGCTCGCCGCTGCAGGCGCAGCAGTTGGGCATCAGTACCGTGTACCAGGAAGTGAACCTGTGCCCGAACCTGTCGGTGGCCGAGAACATCTTCGCCGGCCGCTATCCGTTGAAGGGCTGGCCGCGGCGCATCGACTGGCGCCGGGTCGAGCGCGAGGCGCGCGAGTGCCTGCAGCGGCTGGGCGTGGACATCGACGTGCGCCGCACGCTGTCCGCCTATCCGGTGGCGGTGCAGCAGATGGTGGCGATCGCGCGCGCGCTGAGCGTGTCGGCGCGGGTGCTGATCCTCGACGAACCCACCTCCAGCCTCGACGAAGGCGAGGTCGCCGAATTGTTCCGGGTCATGCGCGGCCTGCGCGAGCAGGGCATGGCGATCCTGTTCGTGACCCATTTCCTCGACCAGGTGTATGCGGTGTCCGACCGCATCAGCGTGCTGCGCAACGGCCGCCTGGTCGGCGAGTACTTGGCGGCGGACCTGCCGGCGCCGCGGCTGATCGCGGCGATGGTCGGGCGCGAACTGGACGTGGCCGCCGCGGCTGCGACGGCGGTGGACGCCGCGCCGCAGGAACAGGCGCCGGTGCTGCTGCAGGCGCAGGGCCTGGGTCGGCGCGGCCAGCTGCATCCGGTCGACCTGCAACTGCGCCGCGGCCAGGTACTGGGCCTGGCCGGCCTGCTCGGCGCCGGCCGCACCGAACTGGCGCGGCTGCTGTTCGGCCTGGACCGCGCCGACTGCGGCCGCGTGTCTATCGACGGCCATGACATGACGCTGCGCGGCCCGCCCGACGCGATCCGCCACGGCCTGGCGCTGTGCCCGGAAGAACGCAAGACCGACGGCATCGTCGCCGAGCTGTCGGTGCGCGAGAACATCGTGCTGGCGCTGCAGGCGCGCATGGGCCTGCGCCGGTTCCTGCCGCTGGCCGAACAGGTGCGCATCTCGCAGGGCTACGTGGACGCGCTGGGCATCAAGACCGCCAGCGTGGAAACGCCGGTCGGGCTGCTGTCCGGCGGCAACCAGCAGAAAGTGGTGCTGGCGCGCTGGCTGGCGACGCGACCGCGGTTGTTGATCCTCGACGAACCCACCCGCGGCATCGACATCGCCGCCAAGCAGGACATCATGACCCGCATCCTGGCGCTGGCCCGCGAGGGCATGGCGGTGTTGTTCATTTCCGCCGAGGTCGCCGAGATCGAGCGCATCGCCGACCGCATCGCGGTGCTGCGCGAACGACGCCTGGTCGGCGAGTTGCCGGGCGGCTGCGGTGAGCGCGCGGTGTTCGAACTGATCGCCGGGAGCGCGGCGACATGA
- a CDS encoding ABC transporter substrate-binding protein, which translates to MQKSGVRAAVLGMAVLLGAALSACSGGGKDAAGKAGQITVGFSQVGAESEWRTANTASVKQAIEQAGMKLKFSDAQQKQENQIKALRSFIAQRVDVIAFSPVVESGWETVLREAKAANIPVVLTDRAVKVSDDSLYTTLIGSDFVEEGRKAGRWLLEQSPLKDGDKPVRIVELQGTVGSAPAIDRMKGFKDVIAANPRFQVVRSQSGDFTRAKGKEVMEAFLKSEGRNIDVLYAHNDDMAIGAIQAIEEAGLKPGKDILVISIDGVKGAFEAMQAGKLNVTVECNPLLGPQLVQAIRDVKAGKSLPKRIVVEESVFNQEQAAAELPKRKY; encoded by the coding sequence ATGCAGAAGTCAGGTGTGCGTGCGGCGGTGCTGGGGATGGCGGTGCTGCTGGGCGCGGCGTTGAGCGCGTGTTCCGGCGGCGGCAAGGACGCGGCCGGCAAGGCGGGCCAGATCACGGTCGGCTTCAGCCAGGTCGGCGCCGAGAGCGAGTGGCGCACCGCCAACACCGCGTCGGTGAAGCAGGCGATCGAGCAGGCGGGGATGAAGCTGAAGTTCTCCGACGCGCAGCAGAAGCAGGAGAACCAGATCAAGGCGCTGCGCTCGTTCATCGCCCAGCGCGTGGACGTGATCGCGTTCTCGCCGGTGGTCGAATCCGGCTGGGAGACCGTGCTGCGCGAGGCCAAGGCGGCGAACATCCCGGTGGTGTTGACCGATCGTGCGGTCAAGGTCTCCGACGACAGCCTGTACACCACGCTGATCGGCTCGGATTTCGTCGAGGAAGGGCGCAAGGCCGGGCGCTGGCTGCTCGAGCAGTCGCCGTTGAAGGACGGCGACAAGCCGGTGCGCATCGTCGAGCTGCAGGGCACGGTCGGCTCGGCGCCGGCGATCGATCGCATGAAGGGCTTCAAGGACGTCATCGCGGCCAACCCGCGTTTCCAGGTGGTGCGTTCGCAGAGCGGCGACTTCACCCGCGCCAAGGGCAAGGAAGTGATGGAGGCGTTCCTGAAGTCGGAAGGACGCAACATCGACGTGCTGTACGCGCACAACGACGACATGGCGATCGGCGCGATCCAGGCGATCGAGGAAGCCGGGCTGAAGCCTGGCAAGGACATCCTGGTGATTTCCATCGACGGGGTGAAGGGCGCGTTCGAGGCGATGCAGGCCGGCAAGCTCAACGTCACCGTGGAATGCAATCCGCTGCTCGGCCCGCAGTTGGTGCAGGCGATCCGCGACGTCAAGGCCGGCAAGTCGCTGCCCAAGCGCATCGTGGTCGAGGAATCGGTGTTCAACCAGGAGCAGGCCGCCGCCGAGCTGCCCAAGCGCAAGTACTGA
- a CDS encoding aldehyde dehydrogenase family protein, translating to MSQQFQSYIDGHWVAGGDIAADENPSDLSAPVGEVGSVDADAVRGAIAAANAAQAKWAASTPQQRADALDFVGSEILARKQELGTLLASEEGKTLPESIGEAARAGQIFKFFAGEALRIPGEKLASTRPGVDVEITREPVGTVGIIAPWNFPLAIPAWKIAPALAYGNTVVFKPAEIVPGCAWALAEILSRAGLPSGAFNLVIGSGRSVGQALVEDRGIDALSFTGSVPTGNHLLKQASARGLKIQLEMGGKNPLVVLADADLDLAVEIAVNGAYFSTGQRCTASSRLIVERPVYDEFIARVSKRLATLKIGHALTPGIDIGPVASASQFAQDRDYVRIAQDEGAELLYGGDALECEHQGHYMRPALIAAQPQHRIAREEVFGPVAAVMPADDYEHALALANDTEFGLCAGIATRSLKHATHFKRHAQAGMVMVNLPTAGVDPHVPFGGRKASSYGPREQGRYAVEFYTTVKTAYTFAG from the coding sequence ATGAGTCAGCAGTTCCAGAGCTACATCGACGGCCACTGGGTGGCTGGCGGCGACATCGCCGCGGACGAGAATCCGTCCGACCTGTCCGCGCCGGTCGGCGAGGTCGGCAGCGTCGATGCCGACGCGGTGCGCGGCGCGATCGCCGCGGCCAACGCGGCGCAGGCCAAGTGGGCGGCGAGCACGCCGCAGCAGCGTGCCGACGCGCTGGACTTCGTCGGCAGCGAGATTCTGGCGCGCAAGCAGGAACTGGGCACGCTGCTGGCCTCCGAAGAAGGCAAGACCCTGCCGGAGAGCATCGGCGAGGCCGCGCGCGCCGGGCAGATCTTCAAGTTCTTCGCCGGCGAGGCGCTGCGCATTCCAGGCGAAAAGCTCGCCTCCACCCGCCCCGGCGTGGACGTGGAGATCACCCGCGAGCCGGTCGGCACGGTCGGCATCATCGCACCGTGGAATTTTCCGCTGGCGATCCCGGCGTGGAAGATCGCCCCGGCGCTGGCCTACGGCAACACCGTGGTGTTCAAGCCGGCCGAGATCGTGCCCGGCTGCGCCTGGGCGCTGGCCGAGATTCTCAGTCGCGCCGGCCTGCCCAGCGGCGCGTTCAACCTGGTGATCGGCAGCGGCCGCAGCGTCGGCCAGGCGCTGGTCGAGGACCGCGGCATCGACGCGCTGAGCTTCACCGGCTCGGTGCCCACCGGCAACCATCTGCTCAAGCAGGCGTCTGCGCGCGGGCTGAAGATCCAGCTGGAAATGGGCGGCAAGAATCCGCTGGTGGTGCTGGCCGATGCCGACCTGGACCTGGCGGTGGAGATCGCGGTCAACGGCGCGTATTTCTCCACCGGCCAGCGCTGCACCGCATCCAGCCGCCTGATCGTGGAGCGCCCGGTCTACGACGAATTCATCGCCCGGGTGAGCAAGCGCCTGGCCACGCTGAAGATCGGCCATGCGCTGACCCCCGGCATCGACATCGGCCCGGTCGCCAGCGCCAGCCAGTTCGCGCAGGACCGCGACTACGTGCGCATCGCCCAGGACGAAGGCGCCGAGCTGCTGTACGGCGGCGACGCGCTGGAATGCGAGCACCAGGGCCACTACATGCGCCCGGCGCTGATCGCCGCGCAGCCGCAGCACCGCATCGCGCGCGAAGAAGTGTTCGGCCCGGTCGCGGCGGTGATGCCGGCCGACGACTACGAACACGCGCTGGCGCTGGCCAACGACACAGAATTCGGCCTGTGCGCCGGCATCGCCACGCGCTCGCTCAAGCACGCCACGCATTTCAAGCGGCACGCGCAGGCCGGCATGGTGATGGTCAACCTGCCCACCGCCGGGGTCGATCCGCATGTGCCGTTCGGCGGGCGCAAGGCTTCCAGCTACGGCCCGCGCGAGCAGGGCCGCTATGCGGTGGAGTTCTATACGACGGTCAAGACGGCCTATACATTCGCGGGATGA
- the araD1 gene encoding AraD1 family protein, with protein sequence MRLIQLLDESGIPSVGAVAADGTQVRLLREVGSTYALANAALAAGTTLDDYATHQLGDIVLDYAELLANQRVLSPLTHPDPAHCRVTGTGLTHLGSAATRDAMHQNLQQQADQGTLTDSMKIFQLGVEGGIPRDSQPGAQPEWFYKGDGSILVAPGAPLPSPDFALDGGEEPELVGLYVIGADGVPYRLGFALGNEFSDHVTERQNYLYLAHSKLRACAVGPELRSGELPRDLRGSSRIRRGDAVIWEKPFVTGEANMCHSLANLEYHHFKYAAHRVPGDVHLHFFGTATLSFADGVQAEPGDRFEIELPDLGAALVNPLQRVAAGFELGGVRAL encoded by the coding sequence ATGCGATTGATCCAACTGCTCGACGAGTCCGGCATCCCCAGCGTGGGCGCGGTGGCGGCGGACGGCACCCAGGTGCGGCTGCTGCGCGAAGTCGGCTCGACCTATGCGCTGGCCAACGCCGCGCTCGCCGCCGGCACCACGCTGGACGACTACGCCACGCATCAGCTCGGCGACATCGTGCTCGACTACGCCGAACTGCTGGCGAACCAGCGCGTGCTGTCGCCGCTGACCCATCCGGACCCGGCGCACTGCCGCGTCACCGGTACCGGCCTGACCCACCTGGGCAGCGCCGCCACCCGCGATGCGATGCACCAGAACCTGCAGCAGCAGGCCGATCAGGGCACGCTCACCGATTCGATGAAGATCTTCCAGCTCGGCGTGGAAGGCGGCATCCCGCGCGACAGCCAGCCCGGCGCGCAGCCGGAATGGTTCTACAAGGGCGACGGCAGCATCCTGGTCGCGCCCGGCGCGCCGTTGCCGTCGCCGGACTTCGCCCTGGACGGCGGCGAGGAACCGGAGCTGGTCGGGCTGTACGTGATCGGCGCCGACGGCGTGCCGTACCGGCTCGGCTTCGCGCTCGGCAACGAGTTCTCCGACCACGTCACCGAACGCCAGAACTATCTCTACCTGGCCCATTCCAAGCTGCGCGCCTGCGCGGTGGGCCCGGAGTTGCGCAGCGGCGAACTGCCGCGCGACCTGCGCGGCAGCAGCCGCATCCGTCGCGGCGATGCGGTGATCTGGGAAAAGCCCTTCGTCACCGGCGAGGCCAACATGTGCCACTCGCTGGCCAATCTGGAATACCACCACTTCAAGTACGCCGCGCACCGCGTGCCCGGCGACGTGCACCTGCATTTCTTCGGCACCGCCACGCTCAGCTTCGCCGACGGCGTGCAGGCCGAGCCGGGCGACCGCTTCGAAATCGAACTGCCGGACCTGGGCGCGGCGCTGGTCAATCCGCTGCAGCGGGTGGCGGCGGGGTTCGAACTGGGCGGCGTGCGCGCGCTGTAA
- a CDS encoding LysR substrate-binding domain-containing protein, which translates to MPAATPWFVRARLKTRQLMLLLAIEEEGNIHRAAETLNMSQPAASKLLKDLEDMLAVPLFERLPRGMRPTWYGEAMIRHARIALSSLGEAGAEIEALKAGYFGSVSVGAIAGPAMTLLPAALAQVTEQHPLLRVALRVDGSDVLLEQLAQNRLDIVVARLFARHDKRNLHYQALAEEEVCAIARPGHPILAMPQLALPDLAAAGWIVPPDGSVLRHRFELMFQNAGLEPPKRVVETSALVVLPQLLRQGDYLAVVPMDVARHFADHGSVAIVPVDLSCRMDAFGIITRTDWLLSPGARIMLQALQAAAGPVYGYVAPAEDAVAPADAQTEG; encoded by the coding sequence ATGCCTGCTGCCACGCCCTGGTTCGTCCGTGCTCGCCTGAAGACCCGGCAGTTGATGCTGCTGCTGGCGATCGAGGAGGAAGGCAACATCCACCGCGCCGCCGAGACCTTGAACATGTCGCAGCCGGCCGCGTCCAAGCTGCTCAAGGACCTGGAGGACATGCTGGCGGTGCCGCTGTTCGAGCGCCTGCCGCGCGGCATGCGCCCGACCTGGTACGGCGAGGCGATGATCCGCCACGCGCGCATCGCCCTGTCCAGCCTGGGCGAGGCCGGCGCCGAGATCGAGGCGTTGAAGGCCGGCTACTTCGGCAGCGTCAGCGTCGGCGCCATCGCCGGACCGGCGATGACCCTGCTGCCGGCCGCGCTGGCCCAGGTCACCGAACAGCATCCGCTGCTGCGCGTGGCCTTGCGCGTGGACGGCAGCGACGTGCTGCTGGAGCAGCTGGCGCAGAACAGGCTCGACATCGTGGTGGCGCGGCTGTTCGCGCGCCACGACAAGCGCAACCTGCACTACCAGGCGCTGGCCGAGGAAGAGGTCTGCGCGATCGCCCGCCCCGGCCACCCGATCCTGGCCATGCCTCAGCTGGCGCTGCCCGACCTGGCCGCGGCCGGCTGGATCGTGCCGCCGGACGGCAGCGTGCTGCGCCACCGCTTCGAACTGATGTTCCAGAACGCCGGGCTGGAGCCGCCCAAGCGGGTGGTGGAGACCTCGGCGCTGGTGGTGCTGCCGCAGTTGCTGCGCCAGGGCGACTACCTGGCGGTGGTACCGATGGACGTGGCCCGGCATTTCGCCGACCACGGCAGCGTGGCGATCGTGCCGGTGGACCTGTCGTGCCGGATGGACGCGTTCGGCATCATCACCCGCACCGACTGGCTGCTGTCGCCGGGCGCGCGGATCATGCTGCAGGCGCTGCAGGCCGCGGCCGGGCCGGTGTACGGCTACGTCGCGCCGGCCGAGGACGCAGTGGCGCCGGCCGACGCGCAAACCGAAGGCTGA
- a CDS encoding SDR family NAD(P)-dependent oxidoreductase, producing MDNTASAASPGTGNATYGSLHGRRVFITGGGSGIGAALVEAFAGQGAQVAFVDVAAEASAALAERLAAAGLAKPWWRRCDVTDVAALQAAIGEAAAELGDFHVLLNNVGSDDRHALDAVTPAYWERCVAINQRAAFFAIQAAVPGMKRLGGGSIVNLGSTGWQTKTGGYPVYATAKSSVNGLTRGLARELGAARIRVNVLTPGWVMTERQVTLWLDEAGERELARNQCLPDKVMPEDIARMALFLASDESRAITAQEFVVDAGWT from the coding sequence ATGGACAACACGGCAAGCGCGGCGTCTCCCGGCACCGGCAACGCAACCTACGGCAGCCTGCACGGACGCCGCGTCTTCATCACCGGCGGCGGCTCGGGCATCGGCGCGGCCCTGGTCGAGGCCTTCGCCGGGCAGGGCGCGCAGGTGGCCTTCGTCGATGTGGCCGCCGAGGCCAGCGCGGCGCTGGCCGAGCGCCTGGCCGCGGCCGGCCTGGCCAAGCCGTGGTGGCGCCGCTGCGACGTCACCGACGTGGCCGCGCTGCAGGCGGCGATCGGCGAGGCGGCGGCCGAACTGGGCGATTTCCACGTGCTGCTCAACAACGTCGGCAGCGACGACCGCCACGCGCTGGACGCGGTGACCCCGGCGTACTGGGAGCGCTGCGTGGCGATCAACCAGCGCGCCGCGTTCTTCGCGATCCAGGCGGCGGTGCCGGGCATGAAGCGGCTCGGTGGCGGTTCGATCGTCAACCTCGGCTCCACCGGCTGGCAGACCAAGACCGGCGGCTATCCGGTCTACGCCACCGCCAAGTCGTCGGTGAACGGACTGACCCGCGGCCTGGCGCGCGAACTGGGCGCGGCGCGGATCCGGGTCAACGTGCTGACTCCGGGCTGGGTGATGACCGAACGCCAGGTCACGCTGTGGCTGGACGAGGCCGGCGAGCGCGAACTGGCGCGCAACCAGTGCCTGCCGGACAAGGTGATGCCCGAGGACATCGCGCGCATGGCGCTGTTCCTGGCCTCGGACGAGTCGCGTGCGATCACGGCGCAGGAGTTCGTGGTGGATGCGGGGTGGACCTGA
- a CDS encoding IlvD/Edd family dehydratase: MGSPTKPVRRSQAWFGREGKQGFYYRSWLKSAGHPHDMFDGRPVIGICNTWSELTPCNGHLRELAEHVKRGVYEAGGFPLEFPVMSLGETQMLPTAMLFRNLASMDVEESIRANPLDGVVLLMGCDKTTPSLLMGAASVDLPTIGLSGGPSLSGNWRGQPLGSGTGVIQMSEMVRAGTLSQDEFVEAEACMQRSKGSCMTMGTASTMASMVEALGISLPENAAIPAVDSRRARLARLTGRRIVQMVEEDLRISKVLTRSAFANAIKVNAAIGGSTNAVIHLLAIAGRLGVPLSLDDWDQLGSRLPCLVNLKPSGQYLMEDFYYAGGLPAVMRELGAELDLDALTVNGRTLGENVADAPCWNREVIHALDTPFREQAGIAVLRGNLAPDGAVIKPSAASPHLLRHRGRAVVFESIEDMKARIDDEALDIDADCIMVLKNCGPRGYPGMAEVGNMPLPPKLLRAGVTDMVRISDARMSGTAYGTVVLHASPEAATGGTLALVRDGDIIELDVPGRSLHLEVSDEELLRRRSEWTPLPTPLRGWSKLYVEHVQQAHLGADLDFLVGGSGADVARDSH, from the coding sequence ATGGGCTCACCCACCAAACCGGTCCGCCGCAGCCAGGCGTGGTTCGGTCGCGAAGGCAAGCAGGGGTTCTACTACCGCAGCTGGCTCAAGAGCGCGGGCCACCCGCACGACATGTTCGACGGGCGCCCGGTGATCGGCATCTGCAACACCTGGTCGGAACTGACCCCGTGCAACGGCCACCTGCGCGAGCTGGCCGAGCACGTCAAACGCGGCGTCTACGAGGCCGGCGGCTTCCCGCTGGAGTTCCCGGTGATGTCGCTGGGCGAGACGCAGATGCTGCCCACCGCGATGCTGTTCCGCAATCTGGCCAGCATGGACGTGGAGGAATCGATCCGCGCCAATCCGCTGGACGGGGTGGTGCTGCTGATGGGCTGCGACAAGACCACCCCGTCGCTGCTGATGGGCGCGGCCAGCGTGGACCTGCCGACCATCGGCCTGTCCGGCGGCCCGTCGCTGTCCGGCAATTGGCGCGGGCAGCCGCTGGGCTCGGGCACCGGGGTGATCCAGATGTCGGAGATGGTTCGCGCCGGCACCCTGAGCCAGGACGAGTTCGTCGAGGCCGAGGCCTGCATGCAGCGCTCCAAGGGCAGCTGCATGACCATGGGCACCGCCTCGACCATGGCCAGCATGGTCGAAGCGCTGGGCATCTCGCTGCCGGAGAACGCGGCGATCCCGGCGGTGGATTCGCGCCGCGCGCGGCTGGCGCGGCTCACTGGCCGGCGCATCGTGCAGATGGTCGAGGAAGACCTGCGCATATCGAAAGTGCTGACCCGCTCCGCGTTCGCGAATGCGATCAAGGTCAACGCGGCGATCGGCGGCTCGACCAATGCGGTGATCCACCTGCTGGCCATCGCCGGGCGCCTGGGCGTGCCGCTGAGCCTGGACGATTGGGACCAGCTGGGTTCGCGGCTGCCGTGCTTGGTCAACCTGAAACCGTCCGGCCAGTATCTGATGGAAGATTTCTACTACGCCGGCGGATTGCCGGCGGTGATGCGCGAACTCGGCGCCGAACTGGACCTGGATGCGCTCACCGTCAACGGCCGCACCCTCGGCGAGAACGTGGCCGACGCGCCGTGCTGGAACCGCGAGGTGATCCATGCGCTGGACACGCCGTTCCGCGAACAGGCCGGCATCGCCGTGCTGCGCGGCAACCTGGCCCCGGACGGCGCAGTGATCAAGCCGTCCGCCGCCTCGCCGCACCTGCTGCGGCACCGCGGCCGCGCGGTGGTGTTCGAGAGCATCGAGGACATGAAGGCGCGTATCGACGACGAGGCGCTGGACATCGACGCCGACTGCATCATGGTGCTGAAGAACTGCGGCCCACGCGGCTACCCGGGCATGGCCGAGGTCGGCAACATGCCGCTGCCGCCGAAGCTGCTGCGCGCCGGCGTCACCGACATGGTGCGCATCTCCGATGCGCGCATGAGCGGCACCGCCTACGGCACCGTGGTCCTGCACGCCTCGCCGGAGGCCGCCACCGGCGGCACCCTGGCGCTGGTGCGCGACGGCGACATCATCGAACTGGACGTGCCGGGGCGCTCGCTGCACCTGGAGGTCAGCGACGAGGAACTGCTGCGCCGGCGCAGCGAATGGACCCCGCTGCCGACGCCGCTGCGCGGCTGGAGCAAGCTGTACGTGGAGCACGTGCAGCAGGCGCATCTGGGCGCGGACCTGGATTTCCTGGTCGGCGGCAGCGGCGCCGACGTGGCGCGCGATTCGCACTAA
- a CDS encoding RNA polymerase sigma factor gives MAAHPKRAWARMFAEHGPVLRGFFVRRGANEDAEDMVQETYLRLLRAHQHQGEAIANPEAYLYTVALNLAREQAARRKQAPLRIDEMEQFSQLLAAGDDVEDTAQRQQRQQRLQALLAGLPDRTRAVLVMQYRDGLSYKQIAERMGVSAHMVKKHVVRGLSACRRALADSGESW, from the coding sequence GTGGCGGCACATCCCAAGCGCGCGTGGGCGCGCATGTTCGCGGAACACGGTCCGGTGCTGCGCGGCTTCTTCGTGCGCCGCGGCGCCAACGAGGACGCCGAGGACATGGTGCAGGAAACCTACCTGCGCCTGCTGCGCGCGCACCAGCACCAGGGCGAGGCGATCGCCAATCCCGAGGCCTACCTGTACACGGTGGCGCTGAACCTGGCGCGCGAACAGGCCGCGCGGCGCAAGCAGGCGCCGCTGCGCATCGACGAGATGGAGCAGTTCTCGCAATTGCTGGCCGCAGGGGACGACGTGGAAGACACGGCACAGCGACAGCAGCGGCAACAGCGCCTGCAGGCCTTGCTGGCCGGCCTGCCCGACCGCACCCGCGCGGTGCTGGTGATGCAGTACCGCGACGGCCTGAGCTACAAGCAGATCGCCGAACGCATGGGCGTGTCCGCGCACATGGTCAAGAAGCACGTGGTACGCGGACTGTCGGCGTGCCGGCGGGCGCTGGCCGACAGCGGAGAAAGCTGGTGA